A stretch of Ferribacterium limneticum DNA encodes these proteins:
- a CDS encoding ABC transporter ATP-binding protein, giving the protein MDGFGIHIEGLSKRYGEGDTAVDALKDVNMTVAPGEVVGLIGPSGSGKSTLLKCLGAVIEPTTGKMTLGDEVIYDNGWKIPDLRALRRDRIGFVFQAPYLIPFLDVTDNVALLPMLAGRPNVEARKRALELLEALDVGHRAKAQPSQLSGGEQQRIAIARALANQPPVILADEPTAPLDSERALSVVRILNQMAQQFNTAIIVVTHDEKIIPTFKRIYHIRDGKTYEEAGQALG; this is encoded by the coding sequence ATGGACGGCTTCGGGATTCATATCGAAGGCTTGAGCAAGCGCTACGGCGAAGGCGATACCGCAGTCGACGCCTTGAAGGACGTGAACATGACCGTCGCCCCCGGGGAGGTGGTTGGCTTGATTGGCCCCTCCGGCTCCGGGAAAAGCACGTTGTTGAAGTGCCTGGGGGCGGTGATTGAGCCGACTACCGGCAAAATGACGCTAGGCGACGAGGTCATCTACGACAATGGCTGGAAGATTCCGGACCTGAGAGCCTTGCGGCGTGACCGGATTGGCTTCGTATTTCAGGCGCCCTATCTGATTCCATTTCTCGATGTCACCGACAACGTGGCCCTGCTGCCGATGCTGGCGGGTAGGCCAAATGTGGAAGCCAGGAAACGGGCGCTCGAATTGCTTGAAGCGCTGGACGTAGGGCATCGCGCCAAGGCCCAGCCGTCACAACTGTCGGGCGGGGAACAGCAACGCATCGCCATTGCCCGGGCCTTGGCCAACCAGCCGCCCGTTATTCTGGCCGATGAGCCAACCGCGCCTTTGGATAGCGAACGCGCCTTGAGTGTCGTGCGCATCCTCAACCAGATGGCGCAGCAGTTCAATACGGCCATCATCGTGGTGACGCACGACGAGAAAATCATCCCGACTTTCAAGCGGATTTACCATATCAGGGATGGCAAAACCTACGAGGAAGCCGGCCAGGCGCTAGGCTGA
- a CDS encoding ABC transporter permease codes for MISLAGRDILHSWSKFVLTGIGLGLLIGVTLTMAGVYRGMVDDAKALLNNSGADLWVVQQDTQGPYAESSSLHDDVYRSLLGLPGVARAANVTYLTMQVRLDNTDVRAMVVGFEPGQPGEPGYLVAGRHITRNHYEAVADVKAGFQLGDSIRIRRHDYRVVGLTKRMVSSGGDPMVFIPLKDAQEAQFLKDNDAILNERARTAANPTLNRPGVPGLLEAIQASQNANRNVNAVLVQLSPGSQPDTVANEVRRWKHLQAFTRVQMEEILVAKLIATSARQIAMFLVILAVVSAAIVAFIIYTMTLGKIREIAVLKLIGTRNRTIAGMILQQALGLGFIGFLVGKVSATVWAPFFPKYVLLEPGDAARGFVVVMVICALASTLAIRAALRVDPATAIGG; via the coding sequence GTGATCAGTCTGGCCGGGCGCGACATCCTGCATTCCTGGTCGAAGTTCGTGCTGACCGGAATCGGCCTCGGCTTGCTGATTGGGGTCACCCTGACCATGGCCGGGGTGTATCGCGGCATGGTCGATGATGCCAAGGCACTGCTCAATAACAGCGGTGCAGACTTGTGGGTCGTGCAGCAGGACACGCAAGGGCCGTATGCCGAATCGTCGAGCCTCCATGACGACGTGTACCGTTCTTTGCTCGGCCTGCCCGGCGTGGCCCGTGCCGCCAACGTGACGTACCTGACCATGCAGGTGCGCTTGGACAATACCGATGTGCGGGCCATGGTCGTCGGCTTCGAACCCGGGCAACCCGGAGAGCCGGGATACTTGGTGGCTGGCCGCCACATCACCCGTAACCATTACGAGGCCGTCGCCGACGTCAAAGCCGGATTCCAGTTGGGCGATAGCATTCGAATTCGTCGGCACGACTATCGGGTCGTCGGCCTGACCAAACGCATGGTTTCGTCCGGCGGCGACCCCATGGTCTTCATTCCGCTGAAGGATGCCCAGGAGGCTCAGTTCCTGAAGGACAACGATGCCATCCTCAATGAGCGGGCAAGAACAGCGGCCAACCCGACGCTGAATCGTCCAGGGGTTCCCGGGCTGCTCGAAGCCATCCAGGCATCGCAGAATGCGAATCGAAACGTCAATGCAGTGCTGGTCCAGCTTTCACCGGGTAGCCAGCCCGACACGGTGGCGAATGAAGTCAGGCGCTGGAAGCACCTGCAGGCGTTCACCCGGGTTCAAATGGAAGAGATTCTGGTCGCCAAGCTGATTGCCACCTCGGCCAGGCAAATTGCGATGTTTCTGGTCATTCTCGCGGTGGTCAGTGCGGCCATCGTTGCCTTCATCATTTACACGATGACCCTGGGCAAGATTCGCGAGATTGCCGTGTTGAAACTGATCGGCACGCGCAACCGGACCATTGCCGGCATGATTCTTCAGCAGGCCCTGGGTCTCGGATTCATCGGCTTTCTGGTCGGCAAGGTTTCGGCCACCGTATGGGCGCCTTTCTTCCCGAAGTATGTTCTGCTCGAGCCCGGCGATGCCGCGCGCGGGTTTGTCGTCGTGATGGTCATTTGTGCACTGGCCAGCACGCTGGCGATTCGGGCCGCCTTGCGCGTTGATCCGGCTACGGCCATTGGAGGTTGA
- a CDS encoding efflux RND transporter periplasmic adaptor subunit, with protein MKKLDSLLSRKFGLLVFAVLLLLGFGFVVARSGPLAPTKVTITRVESGNLSSSLFGIGTVEARRSYFIGPTAAGRVKAVHVDVGERVKAGQLLAEIDPVDLDERLRSLDAASARASSAVSAAEAQRKDVLARQAVAGLNARRYRDLGDKHFVSPSAVESKQQELTSAQAAVDASEANLQSARQELVRLKADQDGLRQQRNNLRLVAPIDGVVTSRDAEAGSTVIAGQSVVKLVEPASLWVKVRLDQGRSRGLAVAQIASIALRSNPGVPLAGKVVRIEPLSDGVTEERIALVSFDQIPAGLSIGEMAEVTVQTVANQSGLTLPNAAIKQTSQGTGVWLLRDGKPAFVAVKLGSSSLDGLVQVVAGIAAGDEIIVHSERELSEGGRVKVVDQLVGQRK; from the coding sequence ATGAAAAAGCTCGATAGCCTTCTCAGTCGCAAGTTTGGTCTGCTTGTTTTTGCCGTGCTGCTTCTGCTTGGCTTCGGTTTTGTCGTCGCCCGGTCTGGCCCGCTGGCGCCTACCAAGGTCACCATCACTCGGGTTGAAAGCGGCAACCTGTCATCGTCGCTGTTCGGCATTGGCACTGTTGAAGCGCGGCGCAGCTATTTCATTGGCCCCACGGCGGCGGGTCGCGTCAAGGCAGTCCATGTCGATGTGGGTGAGCGCGTCAAGGCTGGACAGTTGCTGGCAGAGATCGACCCGGTCGACCTGGATGAACGGCTTCGTTCGCTCGACGCCGCGTCCGCCCGGGCATCCAGCGCGGTTTCGGCGGCCGAGGCACAGCGCAAGGATGTGCTGGCCCGCCAGGCGGTAGCCGGTTTGAATGCCAGGCGCTACCGCGACCTCGGCGATAAACATTTTGTCAGCCCCAGCGCCGTCGAGAGCAAGCAGCAAGAATTGACTTCCGCCCAGGCCGCCGTCGATGCGAGCGAGGCCAATCTGCAAAGCGCCCGCCAGGAGCTCGTTCGCCTGAAGGCGGATCAGGATGGCTTACGCCAGCAAAGGAACAACCTGCGCCTGGTCGCACCGATTGACGGTGTGGTGACCAGTCGTGATGCTGAAGCGGGCTCGACGGTTATTGCCGGCCAGTCGGTGGTCAAATTGGTCGAGCCCGCCAGTCTCTGGGTCAAGGTTCGACTGGATCAGGGGCGCTCCCGCGGCTTGGCGGTGGCGCAAATCGCCAGCATTGCCCTGCGCAGCAATCCGGGAGTGCCGTTAGCCGGCAAGGTGGTCCGGATCGAACCGCTCAGTGACGGCGTGACCGAAGAGCGCATCGCCCTGGTCTCCTTTGACCAGATTCCTGCGGGCCTCAGCATTGGTGAAATGGCCGAGGTGACGGTGCAAACGGTCGCCAATCAATCGGGCCTGACCTTGCCCAATGCAGCCATCAAACAGACCTCCCAGGGCACCGGCGTCTGGCTGCTGCGCGATGGCAAGCCGGCCTTTGTTGCGGTCAAACTCGGCAGCAGCAGTCTGGATGGCTTGGTACAGGTGGTGGCGGGGATTGCTGCCGGTGACGAAATCATCGTGCACAGTGAGCGCGAGTTGTCTGAAGGCGGGCGCGTTAAAGTCGTCGACCAACTGGTGGGACAACGCAAGTGA
- a CDS encoding TetR/AcrR family transcriptional regulator gives MSSNPRQSTESRQTEIIATMIRLSAERCPADITTTDIAKAMSLTQGALFRHFASKEAIRLAVVEWIEVHLMLELLAARDRSPDALAALKAMFMAHVGFAKAYPGAPRLIFGELQQPAESPVKQRVQQIMQRYRQNLSQTLASAMEAKLIRADVDCPSAAALFLGAIQGLVIQAMLSGSTEQMEQQAVGVLNLYLAGLGAKP, from the coding sequence ATGTCGTCTAATCCGCGCCAATCCACTGAGTCTCGCCAGACCGAAATCATCGCGACCATGATTCGCTTGTCGGCTGAGCGTTGCCCCGCCGATATCACGACCACGGACATCGCCAAAGCCATGAGCCTGACTCAGGGAGCGCTTTTTCGGCACTTCGCCAGCAAGGAAGCCATCCGTCTGGCCGTAGTCGAATGGATAGAAGTGCATTTGATGCTCGAACTCCTGGCCGCCAGGGACCGCTCTCCTGACGCGCTGGCTGCCCTCAAGGCCATGTTCATGGCCCATGTCGGCTTCGCCAAAGCATACCCCGGGGCCCCTCGCCTCATCTTTGGCGAGCTACAGCAACCCGCCGAGTCCCCGGTCAAGCAACGGGTTCAGCAAATCATGCAGCGCTACCGGCAGAACTTGTCTCAAACCCTGGCCTCGGCCATGGAGGCCAAGCTGATTCGCGCCGATGTCGATTGCCCATCGGCGGCCGCCTTGTTCCTTGGAGCGATCCAGGGCTTGGTCATCCAAGCCATGCTCAGTGGAAGCACTGAGCAGATGGAGCAACAGGCAGTCGGTGTCCTGAACCTTTATCTGGCCGGACTCGGAGCCAAGCCATGA
- a CDS encoding NUDIX hydrolase: MDKGYSQPGAWAVIYCAATGKFLMGKRSSKVNKSGAWNLFGGRIDNGERPREALARELGEEAGLSIKPRHLAKLHTVSRRLRSGQDERDMHYFVIKADRGFSPRLNREHSDFRWFAAKQLPSRFNGPTSIAIKKGLLEKAAGH, encoded by the coding sequence ATGGACAAGGGATATAGCCAACCAGGCGCCTGGGCTGTCATTTACTGCGCCGCTACCGGTAAATTTCTGATGGGGAAACGCTCGTCCAAGGTCAATAAAAGCGGAGCCTGGAATCTGTTTGGCGGGCGTATCGATAACGGTGAGCGCCCCCGGGAAGCCCTTGCGCGTGAGCTGGGCGAAGAGGCTGGGTTAAGCATCAAGCCGCGACACTTGGCAAAACTGCATACGGTCTCCCGACGGCTTCGCTCGGGGCAGGATGAGCGGGATATGCATTACTTCGTGATCAAAGCTGACCGGGGGTTCTCACCGCGCCTCAATCGCGAACACAGCGACTTCCGCTGGTTCGCGGCCAAGCAACTGCCATCCCGATTCAATGGGCCAACCTCGATTGCCATCAAGAAGGGGCTGCTTGAGAAAGCAGCCGGGCATTAG
- a CDS encoding Crp/Fnr family transcriptional regulator, with protein MIPIEIFSHNTAKITIPAGQALFREGDDGHQMFVLETGTAEVLVQNRVVETLAHGSIVGEMGLVSPGPHSASVIATTDCEFVAVDEKRFQFLVQQTPYFAIQVMRMMAERLRATNKLLVGAE; from the coding sequence ATGATTCCCATCGAGATCTTTTCTCACAACACCGCAAAAATCACGATCCCGGCAGGCCAAGCCCTCTTCCGCGAAGGCGATGATGGCCATCAGATGTTCGTCCTCGAAACCGGCACTGCTGAAGTGCTTGTTCAGAACCGCGTCGTCGAAACTCTGGCGCACGGCAGTATCGTTGGCGAGATGGGCCTGGTGTCGCCAGGGCCGCATTCGGCCAGCGTGATTGCCACGACAGATTGCGAATTCGTCGCGGTCGATGAAAAGCGCTTTCAGTTCCTGGTGCAACAAACGCCGTATTTCGCCATTCAGGTCATGCGCATGATGGCGGAGCGACTTCGTGCAACGAACAAGTTGCTGGTGGGTGCCGAGTAA
- a CDS encoding ParA family protein: protein MRKIMVANPKGGCGKSTLSVHIASWFARHDEIVYLGDLDRQQSSRHWLEARPDKLSPIRHWEISGDDFQLPPKHCNFAILDTPAGLHGKRLKEALNAVDKVVVPVSSSRFDMLATREFFEELAATKAVRKERVDIAVVGMRVDVRTHAYTQLLEFLKEFDLPVVTCIAQSQRYLQAADTGVTLFDNDSNSAAVDIQWRPLLNWLVSRH from the coding sequence ATGCGCAAAATCATGGTGGCCAATCCCAAAGGTGGATGTGGCAAATCAACCCTGTCGGTTCATATAGCAAGCTGGTTTGCCCGGCACGATGAGATTGTTTATTTGGGCGACCTCGACCGGCAGCAATCAAGCCGGCATTGGCTGGAGGCTCGCCCCGATAAGCTGTCCCCGATTCGGCACTGGGAAATTTCCGGTGACGATTTCCAGCTGCCGCCCAAACACTGCAACTTCGCTATTCTGGATACGCCTGCCGGTTTGCATGGCAAGCGCCTGAAAGAGGCGTTGAACGCCGTGGACAAGGTGGTCGTGCCGGTCTCTTCGTCGCGTTTCGATATGCTGGCCACCCGTGAGTTCTTTGAAGAGCTTGCCGCAACCAAAGCCGTGCGCAAGGAGCGGGTGGATATTGCCGTCGTCGGGATGCGTGTCGATGTCCGCACCCATGCCTACACCCAGTTGCTTGAATTCCTTAAGGAATTTGACCTGCCGGTGGTTACGTGCATCGCCCAGTCGCAACGCTACTTGCAGGCGGCCGACACCGGGGTCACGCTTTTCGACAATGACTCGAATTCGGCCGCCGTGGACATCCAGTGGCGTCCGTTGTTGAATTGGCTGGTTAGCCGTCACTGA
- a CDS encoding sensor domain-containing diguanylate cyclase encodes MIESRALPLPEHRALNMLVVPVWIVSSQSSEVLFANAAAERLSSTSDLHALRHGSHSAHAEEQLAAYLPALRARESIIEIWTILQNGKPVPLSCQLSLLNQNSDGEQILVEGILSSLPAAAVLPSCDLMGHGLYDQLFHSNGAPMLLIDPAADGLIIDANLAACRFYGYTREGFCRKHTWEINALGRQVLSIMSEVAKLPGGHRPLNFVHCLADGSLRDVQTYASPLEIDGKRLMLCVVHDVTEQKRLKNELEFAALRDPLTSLWNRRHFLNLLEKARQQKRRNDMDYCLLILDVDHFKRINDQFGHDKGDEVLVLLAKKLESRVRETDSVCRWGGEEFTILLTQTDIGNAAHLAECLRVSVTEIQIPALPRITVSIGVAQHQHEEATESLLRRADTALYQAKASGRNSVVAG; translated from the coding sequence ATGATCGAGTCGCGTGCCTTGCCTCTGCCCGAGCATCGGGCGCTGAATATGCTGGTCGTGCCGGTATGGATTGTTTCGAGTCAAAGCAGCGAAGTTCTTTTTGCAAACGCGGCTGCGGAGCGGCTGTCCTCTACCTCGGACCTGCATGCACTGCGCCATGGCAGTCATTCAGCCCATGCGGAAGAACAGCTTGCCGCCTATCTGCCGGCACTACGGGCCCGCGAGTCCATCATCGAAATCTGGACCATTCTTCAAAATGGAAAGCCTGTTCCCCTGAGTTGCCAGTTGTCGTTGCTCAACCAGAATTCAGACGGAGAGCAGATCCTCGTTGAAGGAATACTGTCCAGCCTGCCAGCTGCCGCTGTTTTGCCGTCTTGCGACCTCATGGGGCATGGTCTCTACGACCAGCTATTTCATTCAAATGGGGCGCCCATGCTCCTGATCGACCCGGCGGCCGATGGCCTCATCATTGATGCCAACCTGGCAGCATGCCGGTTTTATGGCTACACCCGGGAAGGTTTCTGCCGCAAACACACCTGGGAAATAAATGCGCTCGGCCGGCAGGTGCTGTCCATCATGAGCGAGGTGGCCAAATTGCCCGGGGGGCACCGACCGCTCAATTTTGTTCATTGCCTTGCCGACGGCAGCCTGAGAGATGTGCAGACCTATGCCAGTCCGCTGGAAATCGACGGAAAGCGGCTCATGCTGTGCGTTGTTCATGATGTTACCGAGCAAAAACGCCTGAAGAACGAACTCGAATTTGCAGCGTTGCGCGACCCTTTGACCAGCCTGTGGAATCGCCGCCATTTTCTGAATTTGCTGGAAAAGGCACGTCAGCAGAAGCGGCGTAACGATATGGACTACTGCCTCTTGATTCTGGATGTCGACCATTTCAAGCGCATCAATGACCAATTTGGTCATGACAAGGGGGATGAGGTGCTCGTCTTACTGGCCAAAAAACTCGAGAGCCGGGTTCGGGAAACTGACTCAGTGTGCCGCTGGGGCGGGGAGGAGTTCACCATTCTCCTGACGCAAACGGACATCGGGAATGCGGCTCATCTTGCAGAATGCTTGAGGGTATCCGTCACCGAGATACAGATTCCGGCGCTACCCCGCATTACGGTAAGTATCGGTGTCGCTCAGCATCAGCATGAAGAAGCGACCGAAAGTCTGCTCAGGCGGGCCGATACGGCGCTCTATCAGGCAAAGGCCTCGGGGCGAAACAGCGTGGTCGCCGGCTGA
- a CDS encoding CYTH and CHAD domain-containing protein — protein MATEVELKLYCSPDDIARVGIHPLIAAGVESGPAKRLENTYYDTPDLALHQERMALRVRATPTERLQTVKCAAKSVAGLSARPEWETPYSGAFDFSAVDARKVRAFLEERQSSLVPVFTTSFERRTWRIEISRKIALWVMVDTGYVSSGDRVLPISEVELELEQGNPEDLLDFATALATHLPLVPHDVSKAERGYQLFLNQIPGPQKALPSPLDVKQSSAEAFRLLASQGMQMWQANLLGALTSQDQEFVHQFRVSLRRLNSLIKVFKPALPRRYQSQWTKRVKELSRITGDVRDLDVMRSGILVPMLQSDESQIRANVSAAVSALDKAKQEALVQVQQLRYGGPVLLFARDLQDLETDDFPKNLPRFAEKQLSVLHRNAVKLLVKTLKAPTPERAHRFRIALKHLRYSCEFFAPLFDNAEMLEYAKAIAGLQDAFGFINDFQVALSRLHDWVAQEAIPQEAREAVAVWHTPQAQAVLADALHLAESVMSRCQPWCTECERRGLTEIRRRMQHDIKLQVE, from the coding sequence ATGGCCACCGAAGTTGAACTGAAACTCTACTGCTCTCCCGACGATATCGCTCGCGTTGGGATTCATCCCCTCATCGCGGCAGGTGTCGAATCCGGCCCCGCCAAGCGCCTGGAAAACACCTATTACGACACCCCGGATCTGGCGCTGCACCAGGAGCGAATGGCGCTTCGGGTTCGCGCCACACCGACTGAACGCCTGCAAACGGTCAAATGTGCAGCCAAGTCTGTGGCCGGTCTGTCGGCCCGTCCCGAGTGGGAAACGCCTTATTCGGGGGCGTTCGATTTCAGCGCCGTTGATGCCCGCAAGGTGCGGGCTTTTCTGGAAGAACGGCAGTCGAGCCTGGTTCCGGTGTTCACCACATCGTTTGAGCGGCGAACCTGGCGCATCGAGATTTCCAGGAAAATTGCCCTATGGGTCATGGTGGATACTGGCTACGTATCGTCAGGCGACCGGGTCTTGCCCATTTCAGAGGTGGAGCTTGAGCTGGAGCAGGGCAACCCGGAAGACCTGCTCGATTTTGCCACGGCCCTGGCCACACACCTGCCGCTGGTGCCTCACGATGTCAGCAAGGCCGAGCGCGGCTACCAGTTATTCTTGAACCAGATTCCCGGTCCCCAGAAAGCACTCCCCAGCCCTCTGGACGTCAAGCAGAGTTCGGCGGAAGCGTTCCGGCTTCTGGCCAGCCAGGGCATGCAGATGTGGCAAGCCAATCTTCTGGGCGCCCTGACATCGCAAGACCAGGAGTTTGTGCATCAGTTTCGGGTTTCCCTGCGTCGTCTCAATAGCCTCATCAAGGTCTTCAAGCCAGCGTTGCCGAGGCGCTACCAGTCGCAATGGACGAAACGCGTCAAGGAACTGTCGCGGATTACCGGGGATGTCCGTGACCTGGATGTGATGCGCTCTGGGATACTGGTGCCGATGTTGCAGAGCGATGAGTCGCAAATCCGCGCCAATGTCAGTGCTGCGGTGAGCGCGCTGGATAAGGCCAAGCAGGAAGCGCTCGTACAGGTACAACAGCTGCGCTACGGCGGCCCCGTTCTTTTGTTTGCCCGCGATTTGCAGGATTTGGAGACCGACGATTTCCCGAAAAACCTGCCACGGTTCGCCGAAAAGCAACTCTCGGTTTTGCACCGGAATGCGGTGAAACTGCTGGTCAAGACGCTCAAGGCGCCAACGCCGGAGCGAGCCCATCGCTTCCGCATCGCCTTGAAGCATCTGCGCTATTCGTGCGAGTTTTTCGCTCCCCTGTTCGACAACGCCGAGATGCTTGAGTACGCGAAAGCGATTGCCGGTCTGCAGGATGCGTTTGGCTTCATCAACGACTTCCAGGTCGCCCTTTCCCGCTTGCATGACTGGGTGGCGCAAGAGGCAATTCCGCAGGAAGCTCGTGAAGCCGTTGCGGTGTGGCATACCCCGCAGGCACAAGCCGTGCTGGCCGATGCCTTGCATCTTGCCGAGTCGGTGATGAGCCGCTGTCAGCCTTGGTGTACGGAATGCGAACGGCGGGGGCTGACGGAGATCCGGCGCCGCATGCAACACGACATCAAGCTGCAAGTCGAATAG
- the kdpE gene encoding two-component system response regulator KdpE → MSTATPTVIVVEDEAKIRRFIKLALEAEQLEVFEADSVARGLIEVGTRQPDLVVLDLGLPDGDGIDLIRDLRTWSEIPIIVLSARTAEADKVAALDAGADDYLIKPFGAAELLARVRAHLRRRFRAGTTGLSVFEFGNVRVDLGKRIVEKDGQQIHLTPIEFRLLAYLIANPDSVLTHRQLLKAVWGPNHIEDSHYVRVYMGHVRKKIEDDSTRPKFILTESGVGYRFVT, encoded by the coding sequence ATGTCTACCGCCACGCCCACCGTAATTGTCGTCGAGGATGAAGCGAAGATTCGCCGCTTCATCAAACTGGCGCTGGAGGCCGAGCAACTGGAGGTCTTCGAGGCTGACTCAGTGGCACGGGGGCTGATCGAAGTCGGCACCCGGCAGCCCGATCTCGTCGTGCTTGATCTTGGCTTGCCGGATGGCGACGGCATCGACCTGATCCGCGATTTGCGGACCTGGTCGGAAATTCCCATCATCGTCCTCTCGGCACGCACGGCCGAAGCCGACAAGGTGGCGGCGCTCGATGCCGGGGCCGACGATTACCTGATCAAGCCATTTGGCGCCGCCGAACTGCTGGCCCGGGTCCGTGCTCACCTGAGACGGCGTTTCCGGGCCGGAACGACGGGCCTGTCGGTGTTCGAATTCGGCAATGTTCGCGTCGATCTGGGCAAGCGCATCGTCGAAAAAGATGGGCAGCAGATTCACCTGACGCCGATCGAGTTCCGGCTGCTCGCCTACCTGATCGCCAATCCCGATTCCGTCCTGACCCACCGCCAGCTATTGAAGGCGGTCTGGGGGCCAAACCATATCGAGGACAGCCACTATGTTCGTGTCTATATGGGGCATGTCCGGAAAAAAATCGAGGACGACTCGACTCGACCGAAATTCATTCTTACGGAGTCGGGTGTTGGATATCGCTTTGTGACTTAG